The genomic stretch TGGGTTCGGGCCTCGTTGCCAACGAGGCGGGATACGCCGTCGGCGAGGACACCACCGGTCCCGAACTCGGCCGCATCGAGGACGCACTCGGCTACATCGACTGACCACCGCTTTCGCCCGCCGCTCGGTCTCCGACAACTCCGAGTAGGAAGACTCTTCCCGCTCCTTCTCCCAGGCGTAGACATGAGCCAGTTTACGGTGAGCGGCCGCTTCCGGACCCGGCATGGGCTCCAGGAGTTCACGAAGAGTATCGATGCACCCAACGAGTCGGTCGCTCGCGAACACGTGCTGTCGCAGCTCGGCAGCGAGCACAACCTCAAGCGCACCCAGGTCGAACTCGGGGAGGTGACCGCCGCATGATGGGTGGCGGTGGCAACCAGCAGCTCCAGCAGCTCTCGCAGGAACTGCAGGCGATTCAGGGCGAGATCGACGAACTCGAAGCCGAGATCGACGACTACCAGCAGGAGCAAGACGAGATCGACGAGGCCGTCGACGCCATCGAGACGCTCGAGACCGGCTCGACCGTGCAGGTCCCCCTCGGCGGCGGCGCGTACGTCCGCGCCGAGATTCAAGACATCGACGAGATCATCGTCGACCTCGGTGCCGACTACGCCGCAGAGCAGGAGCAAGACGCCGCCGCGGACGCGCTCCAGCACAAGAAGCAGGCCATCGAGGACCGCATCGACGAGGTCCGTGCGGAAATCGACGAGCTCGAAGACGAGAGCTCCGAACTCGAACAGCAGGCCCAGCAGATGCAACAGCAGATGCAGCAGCAACAGATGCAGCAGATGCAGCAGATGCAGCAGGCCGAAGAAGACGCCGACGAGTAACCCCAGATGTTCGACGGGCTGAAGAAGAAGCTCAACAGCTTCCGCAAGGACGTCGAGGAGACGGCCGAAGAGAAGGCCGACGCCGAAGAAGAGGCCGAACCCGGGGCAGAGGCCGAACCTGACGCCGAGGCCGAACCTGACGCCGAGGCCACGGCGGCGGCCGACTCCGTCGAATCGACAGCCGCGACTGTCTCCGACTCGGCCGCGGACTCGAGCGAGGCGGCCGACGCCTCCGAGAGCGACGCCCCCTCCGCGGTAGACGCGGACGATGCACCCGAGCCCACCGAGGCATCGACTGCCGCGGAGACTGGGGCAGACGCCGCCGACGAGGCAGCCGCGGAGACTGTCGAGGCGGACGCGACGGCGACCGACACGGATGCGGGCGTCGAATCCGACGCCGAGGACGTCCCCGACGACGTCGACCTCGACGAGGAGGCGCTCGCCGCCGACGGCGTCGAAGCCGCCGTCGAAGAGGCCGCCGGCGGCCGGGGCGGCGAGAACGCCAGCACGCTCCAGCGAGCCAAGGCGTTCGCCACGGGCCGCATCATCATCGAGGAGGAGGACCTCGAAGAGCCGCTCTGGCAGCTCGAGATGGCGCTTCTCGAATCCGACGTCGAGATGAACGTCGCCGAGGCCATCCTCGAGACCATCCGCGAGAAGATGATCGGCGAGTCCCGCAAGCAGGTCGATACCACGGCGGAACTCGTCTCGGAGGCGCTCTCCGACGCGCTCCTCGAAGTCATCTCTGTCGGCCAGTTCGACTTCGACCAGCGTATCCGGGAGGCCGACAAGCCCGTCACTCTCATCTTCACCGGCGTCAACGGCGTCGGCAAGACGACGTCTATCGCCAAGTTGGTCCGATACTTCGAAGAACGGGGTCTGTCGACCGTCATGGCGAACGGCGACACCTACCGCGCCGGTGCCAACGAGCAGATTCAGCGCCACGCCGACAACCTCGGGGAGAAGCTCATCACTCACGAGCAGGGTGGTGACCCGGCGGCCGTCATCTACGACGCCGTCGAGTACGCCGAGGCGCACGACATCGACGTCGTCCTCGGGGACACAGCGGGTCGACTCCACACCTCGAACGACCTGATGTCCCAACTGGAGAAGATCGACCGCGTCGTCGACCCGGACATGACGCTGTTCGTCGACGAGGCGGTCGCCGGCCAGGACGCCGTTCAGCGGGCGAAGAAGTTCAACGAGGCCGCCGAAATCGACGGCGCCATCCTCACGAAGGCCGACGCCGACTCCCAGGGCGGGGCGGCTATCTCCATCGCCTACGTCACCGGGAAGCCCATCCTCTTCCTCGGCGTCGGGCAGGGGTACGACGACCTCACCCGGTTCGACCCCGAGGAACTCGTCGAGAGTCTCCTCGCCGACGGCGAGTAGTCCGGCCACGCGGCGGCCACCCCTTTTCGGACTCGCGCCCGTTCAGCAATCATGAGCACTATCGCCGCCCTTCGTTGTCGCGACGGCGTCGTCGTCGCCGGTGACCGCCTGGTCGTCCGCGACGGACGAGTCGAGAGCCGGAACCGTCGGCACGTACTCGACGTCGCTTCCGACGTCGGTGCCGCAGCCGTCGGCCGCGACGTCACACGCTTCGCCGACCGCCTCACGGGCGAACTCCGGACGTACCGGTTCGAGCGTGAGGCGGTGTCACTCGAGGCGCTCGAACGCGTCGCGAGCGACGTCGTTCGCGACACCGGTGTCGAGGCTCTCGTCGCTGCACGCGACGCGGACGGGCGCGCGGCGCTTCGCGCCGTCTCCGCCGACGGGTCGACGCTCTCCGACTCACCGATGGCGTTCGGGAGCGGCACCCCGTTCGTCCTCGGCGCGCTCGAAGCGGTCGACGCGGCGTCGACGTCGCTCCCGGCGGCCGAGACGTTCGTCCGTGAGGCCTTCGACAGCGCGGCCGAACGCGACCCCGGCACCGGGAGCGAGGTCGACGTCTGGACGCTCGCGGACGGGTCGGAAGACGCCACAGACGGGGCCGGTTCGGATGCGGACTCGTCCGACCTCTGACCGACCTCACGCCCCCTCCGCACCGTCCGGTCGGGTGTACCACCACGCCCAGAGTATCAGAACGCCCTGCAGTGGGAGCCGTGCCACCGTCGCCGCATCGGAGGGCTCGCGCGCCCACTCGGGAACGCCCTCGAGGACCACGTCGTGGGTCGCCATGTAGACGTTCGCCGGAAAGACGGCGAGCAACAGGAGCACGAGTCCCCAGGCCGCGGCCCGACGGGTTCGCGGCACGAGCACCCCGAGTCCGAGAACCACCTCGGCGACGCCCGAGAGATAGACGAGTTCGAGCGGCCGGGGAAACGCCGGCGGGACGACCTGGACGTACACCTGCGGAACGAGGAAGTGCAGCACGCCCGCGACGACGTACAGTCCCCCCATCACGTAGCGAAGCGGGTGTTTGAACCGAGCGAGTGTGGTGGTGACCTCGTCGCGCATCTCGTCTGCGGGTTCGGGCGAGACACAAAGAGGGTTCGCCCCTAGACGACGAGCGCCCCCGCGAGGACGACCATCACCGCGCTGGCGACGTACTGGAGGCCCTGCGAGAGCCGACTCCGCGCGAGCAACTGCCCCGCGCGGTTCGACGCGAGTGCCACGCTGGAGAGGTAGACGGCCGTGACCAGTGCGTACAACACGCCCAGGACGGCCATCCGCGTGGGGGCGTCGGGACCCGAACCGGCGAACCCCGGCAGGAACGCGAGAAAGAACAGCGCCACCTTCGGGTTGAGCGCGTTCACCAGCACCCCCCGTCGGAAGCTACCCCCTGCTTCGCTCTCCGTCGTCGGGTCGAACTCCTCGGTTCGGAGCGCCTGCGCGGCGAGGTAGAGCAGGTAAGCCGCCCCGACGTATTTCACGAGTGTGAACGCCGTCGGTGCGGTCTGTAAGAGCGCCGAGATGCCGAGGGCCGCGGCCAGCGTGTGACCGAGGACACCCGTGGCGACGCCGAGCGCCGAGCGGACCCCGGCGTCGGGACCCTGGAGGCCGCGAGCGAGGACGTACATGGTGTCCGGGCCGGGTGCGAGGATGAGCGCCACCGCTGCGGCGAGGTACGCGAGGAGCGTCGTGGGCTCGAAGCCGAAGACGGCGCCGACCATCGTGTCGCTCGCGGATTGTGCGGAGAGGGATAAGTAACGTGTGGATGCTCCAGGCATCGTCCTCGCGTCTCCGGGTCGAAGCGCATCGGAACCGACGAACAAAGCCTTTACCGCCTCCGTCTCCTACCCGAACGCAATACGATGGTACTCGACAACCTCGGGAGTTCGCTCAGGGGCTCACTGGACAAGCTCCAGGGCAAGTCCCGACTCGACAAGGACGACGTGCAGGAGATCGTCAAGGAGATCCAGCGCTCGCTCCTGTCGGCGGACGTCGACGTGAGCCTCGTGATGGACCTGTCGGACTCCATCAAGACGCGCGCGCTCGACGAGGACCCCCCGGCGGGAACGAGCGCCCGCGACCACGTGCTGAAGATCGTCTACGAGGAACTCGTCGACCTCATCGGCGACTCGACCGAGATTCCGCTCGAGCCTCAGACCATCATGCTCGCCGGCCTCCAGGGGTCGGGGAAGACCACCACCGCCGCCAAGATGGCGTGGTGGTTCTCGAAGAAGGGCCTCCGACCGGCGGTCATCCAGACCGACACGTTCCGGCCGGGTGCGTACGACCAGGCGAAGCAGATGTGCGAACGCGCGGAGGTCGACTTCTACGGCGACCCCGACGCCGACGACCCCGTCCAGATCGCCGAGGAGGGGCTCGACGCGACGGACGATGCCGACATCCACATCGTCGACACTGCCGGCCGCCACGCGCTCGAGGCCGACCTCATCGACGAGATCGAGGAGATCGAATCGGTCGTCCAGCCCGACCTCAACCTCCTCGTCCTCGACGCGGCCATCGGCCAGGGGGCGAAAGAACAGGCCCGTGAGTTCGATAGCTCCATCGGCATCGGCGGCGTCGTCATCACGAAACTCGACGGGACCGCGAAGGGCGGCGGTGCGCTCACCGCCGTGAACGAGACCGGCTCTTCTATCTCCTTCCTCGGGACCGGCGAGACGGTCCAGGACATCGAGCGGTTCGAGCCGAACGGCTTCATCTCCCGCCTGCTCGGGATGGGTGACCTCAAACAGCTCTCCGAGCGCGTCGAGCGCGCGATGGCCGAGACCCAGGCCGAAGACGAGGACTGGGACCCCGAGGACATCATGAAGGGGTCGTTCACGCTCAAGGACATGCAGAAGCAGATGGAGGCGATGAACAAGATGGGGCCGCTCGATCAGGTGCTGGACATGATTCCGGGCCTCGGCGGCGGCCTCAAGGACCAGCTCCCCGAGGACGCGATGGACGTCACCCAGGACCGAATGCGGAAGTTCGAGGTCATCATGGACTCGATGACCGACGCCGAGATGGAGAACCCCCGTTCTGTCGGCGCACAGCAGGTCCGTCGTATCGCCCGTGGCTCCGGCACCGACGAGGAGACGGTGCAGGAACTCCTCCAGCAGCACAAGATGATGGAGCGCACGCTCAAGCAGTTCCAGGGGATGGGCGACGGCGATATGCAACGGATGATGAAGAAGCTCCAGAAGCAGGGTGGCGGCGGGATGGGCGGCATGGGCGGGATGGGTCCGTTCGGCGACTGACCGGCCTCGTCCCCTCTCGAGTTCCGCGCCCCGTCGCTCAGGCTGTCGGCGTCTCGCCCGATTTTTACCCCTCCGCCGCGAATCATCTCCGATGACCGTCCGCGAGGTGGCGCTCGACGCCTACCGTGAAGCGCTCCCCGCGCTCGTCGCCAGTCTGCTCGGCGGACTCCTCGCCGGCGTCGTCCTCAGCGGGATGCGACCGGAACTCCGCGACGTCCCAGGTCTCCTCGTCCTCATCCCGGCGCTGCTCGCCACCCGGGGGAACGTGTACGGGTCCCTCGGCGCACGGGTCGCCACCGCACTCCACCAGGGGCTCATCGAACCGCGTCTCTCCGAAGCCGACAGACGGCTAGGTGCGGCCGCGGCCGCGGCCATCTCGAACGGGCTCCTCGCGTCGACGTTCGCTTCCGTCGTCGTCTTCGCGCTCCTCACCGCGCTCGGCGACTCGGTCGCGCCGCTCTCGACGCTCGTCGGTATCGCCCTCATCGCCGGTATCCTCTCGGGCGTCGTCTTGACCGTCGTCGTCGTGACCGTCGTCTTCGCCGGCTACCGCCGCGGGCGCGACCCCGACACGCTCGTCGGCCCCATCGTCACCACCACGGGCGACGTCTTCGGCGTCCTCTTTCTCCTCTTGGCCGTTCGAATCGTGCTCGGATTCGGTATCGGAGGCGGTGGCTGATGCCGACCGAGTGGTCGGTCCGGGCCATCACTCGCGCGATGCTGCCCGTCCTTCTCGCGCTCACGCTCGTCGAAATCGGCTCGGGCCTCGTCCTCGGCAGTTTCGAGTCCTCGTTGCTTCGGTTTCCGACCCTGCTCGTGTTGGTGCCCGTCACCATCGGCACTGCCGGCAACCTCGGGAGCATCCTCGCGGCTCGCCTCTCGACGGCGTTCCACCTCGGGACGCTCTCGTTCGACCCGCGCGACGAGGCGCTGGCGGGGAACGCCCTCGCCACGCTCGGGCTCTCTGTCACGGTGTTCCCCCTCATCGGGACGGGCGCGTGGCTCCTCTCGACGCTCCTCGGCACGGCACGGCTCCCGCTGTCGACGGTCCTCGCCGTCGCGATTACGAGCGGTGTCGCCCTCGCGGTGCTGGCGGTCGTCGTGACGCTCGTCGCGACGTACGCGGCCTACCGCTTCAGCCTCGACCCCGACGACGTGGTCATCCCGCTCGTGACCAACGCTTCCGACGTGCTGGGCGTGCTGGTGCTGTTCGGGGCCGTCCAGCTGTACGTCTGAGCGCGGTGCGCGTGGCTTTTTATCTCCGCCGCGTCTGTCGACACTGATGGCCTCTCGCTCCCTCCCGGGCCGCGACCGTCCGTACGTCGCCGCCCCGTTTCTCGGCATCCTCGTGACGCTCCCCGTCCAGCTGTTGAGCGGGCTGTTGGGACTGGTCCCAGCACAGACCGTCCTCGTCGCCCTCATCGCGGCGGGACTGGTTGGAGCCGGCTTCGGCACGCGGTACGCGGGTGAGACGGTCACCGCCGCCTCCCTCTCCGCCTCCCTCGCCGCCGGCGGCGCGGTCATCGTTCTCATCGTCGCCGGCTCGTTGTGACGCCGCTCTCGGTGGGCCACGACCACCAGCCAGCGCGGTCGCCCCGACCGACGCGCCTTTGCCCG from Salinigranum halophilum encodes the following:
- the ftsY gene encoding signal recognition particle-docking protein FtsY, with the translated sequence MFDGLKKKLNSFRKDVEETAEEKADAEEEAEPGAEAEPDAEAEPDAEATAAADSVESTAATVSDSAADSSEAADASESDAPSAVDADDAPEPTEASTAAETGADAADEAAAETVEADATATDTDAGVESDAEDVPDDVDLDEEALAADGVEAAVEEAAGGRGGENASTLQRAKAFATGRIIIEEEDLEEPLWQLEMALLESDVEMNVAEAILETIREKMIGESRKQVDTTAELVSEALSDALLEVISVGQFDFDQRIREADKPVTLIFTGVNGVGKTTSIAKLVRYFEERGLSTVMANGDTYRAGANEQIQRHADNLGEKLITHEQGGDPAAVIYDAVEYAEAHDIDVVLGDTAGRLHTSNDLMSQLEKIDRVVDPDMTLFVDEAVAGQDAVQRAKKFNEAAEIDGAILTKADADSQGGAAISIAYVTGKPILFLGVGQGYDDLTRFDPEELVESLLADGE
- a CDS encoding signal recognition particle protein Srp54, which translates into the protein MVLDNLGSSLRGSLDKLQGKSRLDKDDVQEIVKEIQRSLLSADVDVSLVMDLSDSIKTRALDEDPPAGTSARDHVLKIVYEELVDLIGDSTEIPLEPQTIMLAGLQGSGKTTTAAKMAWWFSKKGLRPAVIQTDTFRPGAYDQAKQMCERAEVDFYGDPDADDPVQIAEEGLDATDDADIHIVDTAGRHALEADLIDEIEEIESVVQPDLNLLVLDAAIGQGAKEQAREFDSSIGIGGVVITKLDGTAKGGGALTAVNETGSSISFLGTGETVQDIERFEPNGFISRLLGMGDLKQLSERVERAMAETQAEDEDWDPEDIMKGSFTLKDMQKQMEAMNKMGPLDQVLDMIPGLGGGLKDQLPEDAMDVTQDRMRKFEVIMDSMTDAEMENPRSVGAQQVRRIARGSGTDEETVQELLQQHKMMERTLKQFQGMGDGDMQRMMKKLQKQGGGGMGGMGGMGPFGD
- the rpl18a gene encoding 50S ribosomal protein L18Ae, which translates into the protein MSQFTVSGRFRTRHGLQEFTKSIDAPNESVAREHVLSQLGSEHNLKRTQVELGEVTAA
- the pfdA gene encoding prefoldin subunit alpha; the protein is MGGGGNQQLQQLSQELQAIQGEIDELEAEIDDYQQEQDEIDEAVDAIETLETGSTVQVPLGGGAYVRAEIQDIDEIIVDLGADYAAEQEQDAAADALQHKKQAIEDRIDEVRAEIDELEDESSELEQQAQQMQQQMQQQQMQQMQQMQQAEEDADE
- a CDS encoding magnesium transporter; translation: MPTEWSVRAITRAMLPVLLALTLVEIGSGLVLGSFESSLLRFPTLLVLVPVTIGTAGNLGSILAARLSTAFHLGTLSFDPRDEALAGNALATLGLSVTVFPLIGTGAWLLSTLLGTARLPLSTVLAVAITSGVALAVLAVVVTLVATYAAYRFSLDPDDVVIPLVTNASDVLGVLVLFGAVQLYV
- a CDS encoding magnesium transporter translates to MTVREVALDAYREALPALVASLLGGLLAGVVLSGMRPELRDVPGLLVLIPALLATRGNVYGSLGARVATALHQGLIEPRLSEADRRLGAAAAAAISNGLLASTFASVVVFALLTALGDSVAPLSTLVGIALIAGILSGVVLTVVVVTVVFAGYRRGRDPDTLVGPIVTTTGDVFGVLFLLLAVRIVLGFGIGGGG
- a CDS encoding DoxX family protein, whose amino-acid sequence is MRDEVTTTLARFKHPLRYVMGGLYVVAGVLHFLVPQVYVQVVPPAFPRPLELVYLSGVAEVVLGLGVLVPRTRRAAAWGLVLLLLAVFPANVYMATHDVVLEGVPEWAREPSDAATVARLPLQGVLILWAWWYTRPDGAEGA
- a CDS encoding LysE family translocator, translating into MVGAVFGFEPTTLLAYLAAAVALILAPGPDTMYVLARGLQGPDAGVRSALGVATGVLGHTLAAALGISALLQTAPTAFTLVKYVGAAYLLYLAAQALRTEEFDPTTESEAGGSFRRGVLVNALNPKVALFFLAFLPGFAGSGPDAPTRMAVLGVLYALVTAVYLSSVALASNRAGQLLARSRLSQGLQYVASAVMVVLAGALVV
- a CDS encoding Ntn hydrolase family protein, with the protein product MSTIAALRCRDGVVVAGDRLVVRDGRVESRNRRHVLDVASDVGAAAVGRDVTRFADRLTGELRTYRFEREAVSLEALERVASDVVRDTGVEALVAARDADGRAALRAVSADGSTLSDSPMAFGSGTPFVLGALEAVDAASTSLPAAETFVREAFDSAAERDPGTGSEVDVWTLADGSEDATDGAGSDADSSDL